In the genome of Pelobacter seleniigenes DSM 18267, one region contains:
- a CDS encoding GntR family transcriptional regulator: MTVKYIDFSDEKPLYAQVVEAIKQKISDNYWTLGMMISSENELAKEFDVSVGTIKKALSVLVQEGILYRRQGRGTFVASPDFSKSFSRFFRYGQFKGEASEVPGSQFLSAEVIPAPTEIAAALQLVAGDDILFMKRVRTLQEIPFCVEEIYLPYSRFKGLENLDLGKKLLYPIYNQNFSTPIFWAEEFLQPDTATGEVADLLNIPMNSPVMCVERIAYTYEDIPVEWRRSMGRGDSFRYHIVIR; the protein is encoded by the coding sequence ATGACCGTAAAATATATAGATTTTTCCGATGAAAAACCACTTTACGCCCAGGTCGTGGAGGCCATCAAACAGAAGATCTCCGATAACTACTGGACCCTGGGGATGATGATCTCGTCTGAGAACGAACTCGCCAAAGAGTTTGACGTTTCCGTGGGAACCATCAAAAAAGCACTCAGCGTACTGGTTCAGGAAGGAATTCTTTATCGCCGCCAGGGGCGTGGAACCTTTGTCGCCAGTCCGGACTTTTCGAAAAGCTTCAGTCGCTTTTTCCGTTACGGTCAGTTTAAAGGAGAAGCATCAGAGGTGCCGGGGAGCCAGTTCCTGTCTGCGGAGGTTATTCCAGCGCCGACGGAGATCGCCGCAGCCCTGCAGTTAGTCGCAGGGGACGATATCCTGTTCATGAAACGGGTCAGAACTCTGCAGGAGATCCCGTTTTGCGTAGAGGAAATCTATTTACCCTACAGCAGATTCAAAGGCCTGGAGAATTTGGATCTGGGCAAGAAACTTCTCTACCCGATATATAATCAAAACTTTTCAACCCCGATCTTCTGGGCCGAAGAATTCCTCCAGCCCGACACGGCGACCGGGGAAGTCGCTGACCTACTTAATATTCCTATGAATTCTCCCGTCATGTGCGTCGAAAGAATTGCCTACACCTACGAAGATATCCCGGTAGAGTGGCGACGCAGCATGGGGCGGGGGGACAGTTTTCGTTACCACATCGTGATTCGTTGA
- a CDS encoding tripartite tricarboxylate transporter TctB family protein, translating into MSTQRKQVNWGETIVPAITLLFIAAYFYQTRDASAEVLRWPLAIAILTGILWLGVLFFFLFAPPAEESSRPFAPGKALLILLAPIVYILATTYLGFALASFLFLLIMFRCLGGISWWRNILVALIITGSLYFIMIGLMEMSLPRLDLGFILL; encoded by the coding sequence ATGAGTACCCAAAGAAAACAGGTGAATTGGGGAGAAACAATCGTCCCCGCCATTACACTGCTGTTCATAGCCGCCTATTTTTACCAGACCCGCGACGCTTCTGCCGAAGTCTTGCGCTGGCCGTTGGCCATTGCCATACTGACCGGTATTTTATGGTTGGGTGTTCTGTTCTTTTTCCTGTTTGCCCCACCAGCGGAAGAATCCAGCCGCCCCTTTGCCCCGGGCAAAGCACTCCTGATCCTGCTGGCGCCAATCGTTTACATTCTGGCGACCACTTACCTGGGCTTTGCCCTGGCCAGTTTCCTGTTTCTGCTGATCATGTTTCGTTGCCTGGGCGGGATTTCCTGGTGGCGTAATATTCTGGTGGCCCTGATCATTACCGGCAGCCTTTATTTCATCATGATCGGCCTCATGGAGATGAGTCTCCCCCGACTCGATCTCGGCTTCATTTTGCTCTAG
- a CDS encoding Bug family tripartite tricarboxylate transporter substrate binding protein, translating to MKRLGILVFLAIFLSASFSWAAEFPTKPLTHIIPAKAGGGFDRSSRALAVGWSDILGQPVKFEYLPGASGAIGFGKLLSQPADGYTTIMTTISMHAMNVNTGIAKEGWDKIGFVGNLITDPNVLLVNVDSPYKTIEDFIEAGRTAKKPLTISTSHPKAVSTLAAKILIELTGINAKVIAFDGGSKARNALAGKQVDACIGPYFSASSKKEFIKALASFTKKKVYAGLWDIPTLSEATGKDFPNLVEPFAFLIKRETAQESPEAYQKLVSTFKEATQSPKTLELAEKQGMAPFIDYWSPEECDAYVKDFQAVWNKYKHLMK from the coding sequence ATGAAAAGACTAGGTATTTTGGTATTTCTGGCGATTTTTCTGTCAGCGTCGTTCAGTTGGGCAGCGGAGTTCCCGACCAAACCTCTGACCCACATCATTCCGGCCAAGGCCGGCGGTGGTTTTGATCGTTCCTCCCGGGCGCTTGCTGTCGGGTGGTCAGATATTCTGGGCCAACCGGTCAAATTTGAGTATCTGCCCGGCGCATCCGGAGCCATCGGTTTTGGGAAATTGTTGAGCCAACCGGCGGATGGTTACACCACCATCATGACCACCATCTCCATGCACGCGATGAACGTCAATACCGGGATTGCCAAAGAAGGCTGGGATAAAATCGGCTTTGTCGGCAACCTGATCACCGACCCCAACGTGCTGCTGGTCAATGTCGATTCCCCGTATAAAACCATCGAAGACTTTATCGAAGCCGGCCGAACCGCCAAAAAACCGCTGACCATTTCCACGTCCCACCCCAAAGCGGTCTCGACCCTGGCGGCAAAAATCCTTATCGAACTGACCGGAATCAACGCCAAGGTTATTGCTTTCGACGGCGGTTCAAAGGCACGGAACGCCCTGGCCGGGAAACAGGTCGATGCCTGCATCGGCCCCTATTTCTCAGCTTCTTCCAAAAAAGAATTCATCAAAGCGCTGGCATCATTTACCAAGAAAAAGGTTTATGCCGGGCTCTGGGATATTCCGACTTTAAGCGAAGCGACCGGCAAAGATTTTCCCAACCTAGTTGAACCCTTTGCTTTTTTGATCAAACGAGAAACCGCCCAAGAGTCCCCGGAAGCTTATCAGAAACTGGTCAGCACGTTCAAAGAGGCAACCCAATCACCCAAAACCCTTGAACTCGCCGAAAAACAGGGGATGGCACCTTTTATCGACTACTGGTCCCCGGAAGAATGTGACGCCTATGTCAAGGATTTTCAGGCAGTCTGGAATAAATATAAACACCTGATGAAATAA
- a CDS encoding amidohydrolase family protein codes for MPLIHDFKFFDSHFHIIDPAYPLVENQGFLPDYFTIKDYRTRLVNYQLAGGAIISGSFQGMDQSYLKAALKQLGPNYVGVTQLPYSVTDEEILALNEAGIRGVRFNLKRGVGADLGHLESFGKRIFDLVGWHIELYIDSREIPFLQDTLLNLPRLSIAHLGLSRDGFPNLLKLVEHDVMVKATGFGRVDFTIVPALQDIVAANPAGLTFGSDLPSTRNPHPYADADFLLIIETFGVEQAQKIFFDNAWNFYHSRQTCQAPCATP; via the coding sequence ATGCCTCTCATTCATGATTTTAAGTTCTTTGACAGTCATTTTCATATTATCGACCCAGCCTATCCGCTGGTTGAAAACCAGGGATTTTTACCCGATTATTTTACCATTAAAGATTATCGTACCCGGTTGGTCAACTATCAGCTGGCCGGTGGCGCGATCATTTCCGGGTCCTTTCAGGGAATGGACCAGAGTTACCTCAAAGCGGCACTCAAACAGCTGGGGCCGAATTATGTCGGTGTCACCCAGCTTCCCTATTCGGTTACGGATGAAGAAATTCTCGCTTTGAACGAGGCCGGCATCCGTGGAGTTCGGTTCAATCTGAAGCGCGGGGTCGGCGCTGACCTGGGTCACCTGGAGAGCTTCGGCAAGAGAATTTTCGACCTCGTCGGCTGGCATATTGAGCTGTATATTGATTCGCGCGAGATCCCTTTTTTGCAGGACACCCTGCTAAACTTACCAAGACTTTCCATCGCCCACTTGGGATTATCCAGGGATGGCTTTCCCAACCTGCTTAAGCTGGTCGAACACGACGTCATGGTCAAAGCGACCGGTTTTGGACGGGTCGATTTCACCATTGTCCCGGCCTTGCAGGATATTGTGGCGGCCAATCCGGCCGGCCTGACCTTCGGCAGCGACCTGCCATCAACCCGTAATCCACATCCTTATGCCGATGCCGATTTCCTGCTGATTATCGAGACCTTCGGCGTAGAGCAGGCCCAAAAAATCTTTTTTGACAATGCCTGGAACTTTTATCATTCCCGGCAAACCTGCCAAGCACCATGTGCAACCCCCTAG
- a CDS encoding tripartite tricarboxylate transporter substrate-binding protein: protein MKKLIIFLLVLFLIPSMSMGAEDSATPKPLHHIIPAKAGGGFDRSSRALTAAWTEILGEPIEFSFEPGMSGGIGFGKLMARPADGFTTIMTTISMHAMNVNTGMVLDGWQNIGFIGNLITDPNVLLVHVDSPYKTINDFIEAGKTAKTPLKISTSHPKAVSTLAARILIELTGINAEVVAFNGGSKSRNALAEKKVDACIGPYFSASSKKDSIHALASFTPKKVYSGLWDIPTLQQATGKEFPNLVEPFAFMIKGATVKETPERYQQLVKTFQQATQSPKFLEIADKQGMTPFIDYWSPEQCRAYVKDFQNVWNKYKYLMK from the coding sequence ATGAAAAAACTGATCATCTTCCTACTCGTATTGTTTTTGATTCCGTCAATGTCGATGGGGGCAGAGGACAGCGCTACGCCCAAGCCTCTTCATCATATTATCCCCGCCAAAGCAGGCGGTGGTTTCGATCGTTCTTCCCGGGCACTCACCGCAGCCTGGACGGAGATTCTCGGTGAGCCGATTGAATTCTCTTTTGAACCCGGAATGTCCGGGGGGATCGGCTTCGGCAAGCTGATGGCCCGTCCGGCGGACGGCTTTACCACCATCATGACCACGATCAGTATGCACGCCATGAACGTCAACACCGGGATGGTCCTTGACGGTTGGCAGAATATCGGTTTTATCGGGAACCTGATCACCGATCCCAATGTGCTGTTGGTGCATGTCGATTCCCCCTACAAAACTATCAATGATTTTATCGAAGCCGGGAAAACAGCCAAAACCCCGTTGAAAATATCGACTTCGCACCCCAAGGCGGTTTCGACCCTTGCGGCACGGATCCTCATTGAACTAACCGGTATCAACGCTGAGGTAGTCGCCTTTAACGGCGGTTCAAAATCGCGTAATGCCCTGGCCGAGAAAAAAGTGGACGCCTGCATCGGCCCCTACTTTTCCGCTTCGTCCAAAAAAGACTCCATCCACGCGCTGGCCTCCTTCACACCGAAAAAGGTCTACTCCGGACTGTGGGATATTCCAACCCTGCAACAGGCCACCGGCAAAGAGTTTCCCAATCTGGTCGAACCCTTTGCTTTCATGATCAAAGGCGCCACAGTCAAAGAGACACCGGAACGCTATCAGCAGTTGGTCAAAACATTTCAACAGGCCACCCAATCACCGAAATTCCTGGAGATTGCGGATAAACAGGGGATGACCCCTTTTATTGACTACTGGTCCCCGGAGCAATGCCGGGCTTATGTCAAAGATTTTCAAAACGTCTGGAATAAATATAAATACCTGATGAAATGA
- a CDS encoding tripartite tricarboxylate transporter permease, translating to MENIASLDVILSGVGLLLQPGHLIWLPLGMLVGLIVGAIPGFNDTNFLAMMLPVTVYMGPMNAVVFMMACFCASQAAGSIPAILLNIPGTPSNAPTCLEGFKMTRRGEAGYALGLSVAASTVGGLLSALIALVITPVVGVYALNFGPAELFMMALFGMTAVGTLTGSSLLKGLLSSALGLMIACVGTEFQVGYTRASFGFYELYEGFPLIPVLLGVFGFSELFSLVGDKSLVAEGVERVSGFGPIFDGLKGSLKQKVNMLRSGLIGILVGLIPGTGAAIATWVSYGQAKQWSKTPEKFGTGHDEGLVAADACNNGVPGGALIPTVTLGIPGSGTTLIIMAALMINGVTPGPSFFSEHAVEAYAILFSLVVANLLLLPIGIIVARLATNVTAVPNKYLVPIIALFCLVGAFAWRQMIFDMYLVVIFGVLGALLTRYGYSVPAFLLALLLGPLAEKNLYWSLEIGGMESFQRPIALVILLATISVLALPVILKKMVRRGKTALNEKSSVPE from the coding sequence ATGGAGAATATAGCGAGTCTGGATGTCATTCTCTCCGGTGTTGGTCTGCTGCTGCAGCCGGGACACCTGATCTGGCTACCCTTGGGAATGCTGGTTGGGCTGATCGTCGGCGCTATTCCCGGCTTCAATGATACCAATTTCCTGGCCATGATGCTGCCGGTGACGGTCTACATGGGTCCGATGAATGCTGTCGTGTTTATGATGGCCTGCTTCTGCGCCTCTCAAGCCGCCGGATCGATTCCGGCGATTCTGCTGAATATTCCCGGCACCCCCTCCAATGCGCCGACCTGCCTGGAAGGGTTCAAAATGACCCGGCGGGGGGAGGCCGGCTACGCCTTAGGACTCTCAGTCGCAGCGTCCACTGTAGGCGGTCTGCTGTCCGCGCTTATCGCCCTGGTCATCACTCCGGTGGTTGGCGTTTATGCCCTGAACTTCGGGCCGGCCGAGCTGTTCATGATGGCCCTGTTCGGCATGACCGCAGTCGGCACATTGACCGGCTCCTCACTACTCAAAGGACTGCTTTCCTCGGCTTTGGGGCTGATGATTGCCTGCGTCGGCACGGAATTTCAGGTCGGCTATACCCGCGCCAGTTTCGGTTTTTATGAACTCTACGAAGGGTTCCCGCTGATTCCGGTGCTGCTTGGAGTATTCGGCTTCAGTGAGCTGTTCAGCCTGGTCGGGGATAAAAGCCTGGTCGCCGAAGGCGTTGAGCGGGTCAGCGGTTTCGGACCGATCTTTGATGGGTTAAAAGGCTCTCTCAAACAAAAAGTCAATATGCTCCGTTCCGGACTGATCGGCATTCTGGTCGGCCTGATTCCGGGAACCGGTGCCGCCATTGCTACCTGGGTCAGCTACGGCCAGGCAAAGCAATGGAGCAAAACTCCGGAAAAATTCGGCACCGGCCATGATGAAGGACTGGTTGCGGCCGATGCCTGCAATAACGGCGTCCCTGGCGGAGCTTTGATCCCGACAGTGACCTTGGGCATTCCAGGCTCGGGAACCACCCTGATCATCATGGCGGCCCTGATGATCAACGGCGTCACCCCTGGCCCCAGTTTTTTCAGCGAACACGCTGTTGAAGCCTATGCTATTCTATTTTCACTGGTGGTTGCCAATCTGCTGCTGCTGCCTATCGGTATTATTGTTGCCCGGCTGGCCACCAATGTCACGGCTGTCCCGAATAAATATCTTGTGCCGATTATCGCACTGTTCTGCCTGGTGGGTGCTTTTGCCTGGCGACAAATGATCTTTGACATGTACCTGGTCGTTATTTTCGGCGTATTAGGCGCGCTGTTGACCCGCTACGGTTATTCCGTACCGGCATTTCTGCTGGCGCTGCTGCTCGGTCCTCTGGCAGAGAAAAACCTCTACTGGTCGCTGGAAATCGGCGGCATGGAAAGCTTTCAAAGACCGATCGCCCTGGTCATTCTATTAGCGACTATCAGCGTTCTGGCACTCCCCGTTATCCTCAAAAAAATGGTTCGACGAGGGAAAACGGCATTAAATGAAAAGTCTTCTGTTCCCGAATAA
- a CDS encoding Bug family tripartite tricarboxylate transporter substrate binding protein — MKRFWSMLIFVLLLVTVAQGAEQAEVPSLHYIIPAKAGGGFEHSSRTMSDSWSELLGNPIEFSFEPGMSGGIGFGKLMARPADGYTVLMTEISMHAMHINMGVVLDGWQNIGFIGNLITDPNVLLVNIDSPYKTLQDFIEAGKKAATPLKISTSQPESISTLAAKIFIKETGINAEVVAYRGGSESRAILAAKKADASIGPYFSASPMKDKIKALASFTQKKVYAGVWDIPTVNEVTGKDLPEIMSPYAVMVKKATATQSPERYQQLVKTFKAATQSAKTRAIADKTGMTPFIDYWSPEQCEAYVKNFQGLWNKYKGLMR; from the coding sequence ATGAAAAGATTTTGGAGTATGCTTATTTTTGTTTTACTGCTGGTGACCGTTGCACAGGGAGCGGAGCAAGCAGAGGTCCCATCCTTGCATTATATTATTCCCGCCAAAGCCGGCGGAGGCTTTGAACACTCGTCAAGAACGATGTCCGACAGTTGGTCGGAACTTCTCGGCAATCCGATTGAATTTTCTTTTGAACCGGGCATGTCCGGCGGCATCGGTTTCGGAAAATTGATGGCCAGACCTGCCGACGGCTATACCGTACTTATGACTGAAATTTCCATGCATGCGATGCATATCAATATGGGCGTGGTTCTGGATGGCTGGCAAAATATCGGCTTCATCGGCAACCTGATTACCGACCCCAATGTTCTGCTGGTCAATATTGATTCCCCGTATAAAACGCTGCAGGATTTCATCGAAGCAGGCAAAAAGGCCGCCACTCCGCTAAAAATATCCACCTCTCAACCGGAATCGATCTCGACCTTGGCGGCCAAAATCTTCATCAAGGAAACCGGCATAAACGCCGAGGTCGTGGCTTACCGAGGCGGGTCCGAGTCCCGTGCCATACTGGCCGCGAAAAAAGCTGATGCGTCGATCGGCCCCTATTTTTCCGCCTCCCCCATGAAGGACAAGATCAAAGCTCTCGCGTCCTTCACCCAGAAGAAAGTTTATGCCGGAGTATGGGATATCCCAACGGTCAATGAGGTCACCGGCAAAGATCTGCCGGAAATCATGTCTCCTTATGCGGTAATGGTCAAAAAAGCAACCGCCACTCAATCCCCGGAACGCTACCAGCAGTTGGTCAAAACGTTTAAAGCAGCAACCCAGTCCGCCAAAACCAGAGCCATCGCCGATAAAACCGGCATGACCCCATTCATTGACTATTGGTCTCCAGAACAATGCGAAGCCTATGTCAAAAATTTTCAGGGGCTGTGGAATAAATACAAGGGTCTGATGAGATAA
- a CDS encoding M48 family metallopeptidase has protein sequence MPSATPSQQQWMIDDVRINISWKRIKHLYIRIHPPDGRVEVSAPESMPLTKVRACVMQRLNWIKTKQTSCSTAAPALSSSRYESGEMHPYLGRQYRLVVQHKTGKCTVMLNDETICLHCPPHTAPAERKALLEQWYRQQLQQRIPQLLQKWETILGVKTREWRIKRMKTRWGSCNTGAHRIWLNAELIKKPDTCIEYVLVHELVHLLERSHNQRFYRLMDSFLPDWQVRKKRLNSIV, from the coding sequence TTGCCTTCAGCAACGCCCAGCCAGCAGCAGTGGATGATTGATGACGTCAGGATCAATATCTCCTGGAAAAGAATTAAACACCTTTACATTAGGATTCACCCGCCGGATGGTCGGGTTGAAGTCAGCGCCCCTGAAAGTATGCCGCTCACCAAGGTGCGCGCCTGCGTCATGCAGCGCCTGAACTGGATCAAAACCAAACAAACCTCCTGTTCAACCGCAGCCCCCGCCCTTTCATCCTCCCGCTATGAGAGTGGTGAAATGCATCCGTACCTGGGCCGACAATACCGCTTGGTGGTGCAACATAAAACCGGAAAATGTACCGTAATGCTGAACGATGAAACCATCTGCCTGCATTGCCCGCCGCACACGGCCCCGGCCGAGAGAAAAGCGCTTTTGGAACAATGGTACCGTCAACAATTGCAGCAACGGATCCCGCAACTGTTGCAAAAATGGGAAACGATCCTCGGTGTCAAGACCAGGGAATGGCGCATCAAACGAATGAAAACCCGCTGGGGGAGCTGCAACACCGGAGCCCACAGAATCTGGTTGAACGCCGAGTTGATCAAAAAACCCGACACCTGCATTGAATATGTTCTGGTTCACGAACTTGTACACTTGCTGGAACGTTCTCACAACCAGAGATTTTATCGCCTGATGGACAGTTTTCTGCCGGATTGGCAGGTGAGAAAAAAACGCCTGAACAGCATCGTCTGA